In Daucus carota subsp. sativus chromosome 4, DH1 v3.0, whole genome shotgun sequence, one DNA window encodes the following:
- the LOC108215810 gene encoding protein PIN-LIKES 3-like, translating into MGILNLFLAASMPVLKVLLVTAVGSFLALDRIKILTEDARKHLNTVVFYVCTPALILGTLAQTITYDSMAKLWFMPINVFITFIIGTLLGWLVNLVTRPPPHLRGLVIGCCAAGNLGNILIIIVPAVCKEKGSPFGDPDVCSTYGLAYTSLSMAMGAIFLWGYVYNVIRLSIEVSASSVSECTTITGTAEPESFTEPLLSPKEYNVSEDKADSLPCTRFDGTQVGVADKLKQNVMNISRNLNLKKLFSPSTNAAILGFIIGLVPLLKNLLIGDEAPLHVIEDSIVWIGDAAVPVLTLIIGANLLKGLQASGIQKSMIVGIIIARYIALPIIGTLIVRTAVRFNLVSADPLYQFVLLLQFAVPPAMNIGTITQLFGKGESECSVIMLWTYVFATVSLTLWCTFFMWLVA; encoded by the exons ATGGGAATTCTGAATCTATTTCTTGCTGCTTCAATGCCGGTGCTGAAGGTGCTTTTGGTAACTGCTGTTGGATCATTCCTTGCACTAGACCGTATCAAAATATTGACAGAGGATGCACGGAAGCATTTAAACACT GTTGTATTTTACGTTTGCACTCCGGCTCTTATACTTGGAACCTTGGCGCAAACAATAACATATGACAGCATGGCTAAGTT GTGGTTCATGCCCATAAACGTCTTCATTACATTTATAATTGGTACTTTGCTTGGTTGGCTGGTTAACCTTGTCACTAGACCTCCACCTCATCTTCGAGGACTTGTTATAGGCTGTTGTGCTGCAG GAAATCTGGGCAACATTCTCATCATTATAGTCCCAGCAGTTTGCAAAGAAAAAGGAAGCCCATTTGGAGATCCCGATGTCTGTAGCACATATGGACTTGCTTATACTTCACTCTCCATGGCG ATGGGAGCTATCTTTCTGTGGGGTTATGTTTATAATGTAATACGATTATCTATAGAAGTAAGTGCTTCCTCTGTTAGTGAGTGCACTACTATAACAGGCACTGCAGAACCGGAGAGTTTCACTGAACCATTACTTTCTCCAAAAGAATACAACGTGTCTGAAGACAAAGCAGATTCATTACCCTGCACTAGGTTTGATGGAACACAG GTGGGAGTTGCAGATAAACTAAAGCAAAATGTCATGAACATCTCAAGAAATCTCAATTTGAAGAAGTTATTTTCCCCTTCAACGAATGCAGCA ATCTTGGGCTTCATAATAGGACTTGTGCCTCTGcttaaaaatttattgattGGTGATGAAGCGCCTCTCCATGTGATTGAAGACTCAATTGTCTGGATTGG AGATGCAGCTGTGCCAGTTCTCACTCTAATAATTGGCGCAAACCTCCTGAAAG GTTTGCAAGCATCAGGAATCCAGAAATCCATGATTGTTGGCATTATAATTGCTCGATACATTGCCTTGCCAATAATAGGCACTTTGATCGTTCGCACTGCAGTCAGGTTTAATCTGGTGTCAGCAGATCCTCTGTACCAGTTTGTTCTTTTACTTCAGTTCGCGGTCCCTCCTGCTATGAATATAG GTACAATAACACAGTTGTTTGGTAAAGGTGAAAGCGAATGTTCTGTTATAATGCTATGGACCTATGTTTTTGCTACTGTATCGCTTACTCTTTGGTGTACCTTCTTCATGTGGTTGGTCGCTTGA
- the LOC108218042 gene encoding uncharacterized protein LOC108218042: MSEEEIANFAKTALEASDPAADPSTRVQWNSMIGGEMVHIVGSMVEDILLKMERKVEEEKERRLAAEKDYTDPEELSEEERGGPEAGADAGANASAASGADASAASGAGATAAADGAASDSDVTLD; the protein is encoded by the exons ATGTCTGAAGAAGAGATCGCGAATTTTGCAAAAACCGCACTAGAGGCCTCCGATCCAGCTGCCGATCCAAGTACAAGGGTTCAATGGAATTCTATGATTGGTGGGGAGATGGTACACATTGTGGGGTCGATGGTCGAGGATATACTCCTCAAAATGGAAAGGAAGGTTGAAGAG GAAAAGGAACGCAGACTCGCAGCGGAGAAGGATTATACTGATCCAGAGGAGCTGTCGGAGGAGGAACGCGGGGGACCCGAAGCCGGTGCTGATGCGGGTGCCAATGCTAGTGCTGCTTCGGGAGCGGATGCTAGTGCTGCTTCCGGAGCGGGTGCTACTGCCGCTGCGGATGGAGCTGCTTCCGATTCAGATGTTACATTAGATTAG
- the LOC135152308 gene encoding uncharacterized protein LOC135152308 — MIIALMARKGKGKGKAKETTKGKGKGKAKETTSTRKGKGKSSTLAIRDEPTDSDEGGENPNEEEVPRRRVIRRPRSHSAGLFGKVPPKPIRINISGGHIEDDQAKKTLLAIVRERWPVGHYTFTDIVEHDGEWLKHVVEEFNLYFKQQKGQSRSEAKNIIEKHIKNTIKRTLNELKTNIEQKSKESGISKLSLRPGYWSELFWKDLLNYWEKNEGHLHRSSVGSTNRKNVERLHSAGARSFNKVKEEMKRKERGKNPTRLEVWNRTHTRVGSDPEHPVYTTPAAMAIATRYASILESRPVSVTQTGDRDEPLEWWLSATGVPEGKKPKKDYLVGFPEGFNKRRSRWIFRSETRSRHSRQCVPLGRAQCAQ, encoded by the exons AGGGAAAGCCAAGGAGACAACTTCCACTCGGAAGGGTAAAGGAAAGTCTAGCACCTTGGCTATACGTGATGAGCCAACTGATTCGGATGAAGGCGGGGAGAATCCGAATGAAGAGGAAGTTCCAAGACGAAGGGTAATTAGGAGGCCACGATCCCATTCAGCCGGTTTGTTTGGAAAAGTCCCTCCGAAACCAATCCGTATCAATATTTCAGGAGGACA TATTGAAGATGATCAAGCAAAGAAGACTTTGCTTGCTATTGTTCGTGAAAGGTGGCCCGTTGGACATTACACGTTCACCGACATTGTTGAACATGATGGTGAATGGCTAAAACACGTAGTCGAGGAATTTAAT TTATATTTCAAGCAACAAAAGGGACAAAGCCGGTCCgaagcaaaaaatataattgagaaGCATATCAAGAACACAATAAAGAGGACGTTGAATGAGCTCAAGACAAATATTGAGCAAAAATCAAAGGAAAGCGGAAtatcaaaattgagtttaagaCCTGGATATTGGTCTGAACTTTTTTGGAaggatttattaaattattgggAAAAGAATGAGGGGCACTTGCATAGGTCATCCGTTGGATCTACGAACCGCAAGAACGTCGAGCGGTTGCATAGTGCCGGTGCCCGGTCTTTTAATAAAGTGAAGgag GAAATGAAAAGGAAGGAACGTGGAAAGAATCCAACTCGCCTTGAAGTATGGAACCGGACGCATACAAGGGTTGGAAGTGATCCTGAGCACCCCGTGTATACCACGCCTGCTGCAATGGCCATAGCG ACACGATATGCTTCTATTCTAGAAAGCAGGCCGGTGTCGGTTACACAAACAGGGGATAGAGACGAGCCCTTGGAATGGTGGTTGTCAGCAACCGGAGTTCCCGAAGGCAAAAAGCCTAAGAAGGACTACCTTGTTGGATTCCCCGAG GGATTCAACAAGAGGCGAAGCCGGTGGATCTTCCGGTCAGAGACAAGAAGCCGTCATTCCCGACAATGTGTACCTCTCGGTCGTGCGCAATGTGCTCAATGA